In Nocardia sputorum, a single genomic region encodes these proteins:
- a CDS encoding PLP-dependent aminotransferase family protein: MATRVIGAGSLARDLGHWRHAHDGDPDSVGRRSARPAYLALAEGIRLLIHDGRAPLGVALPSERDLAATLGVSRTTITSTYALLREHGYLISRQGSRSTVALPRDVQHDGVKPARSILAMMGSPELPTIDMTYAAMAAPLEMQDAYSAALEGIPAYLGTHGMDPVGVLALREAIARRYTARGLPTEPDQILVTLGAQHGLRLLLNVLTAPAARVLIDHPTYPNAIEAIRDVGARPVPVPLRPEDPAGGWDLDGIRSAARQTAASLAYLVPDYNNPTGLLLDADGRAELAAIARDTRMTVVIDESMADLGLDADRTPPPVAAFAKGSEIVTIGSASKSFWGGLRVGWIRTNQALITKLLGIRSTVDLGTPVMDQLATVHLLEHAETILDRRRDQLRSQRAALLDTLAEELPDWRVTVGAGGMSVWAQLPTSVSTALAATAPNHGVLLAAGPRFGVQGAFERFLRLPFTHREPELRLAVKAIASAYAALTPRAADPLTPLTCY; encoded by the coding sequence ATGGCGACAAGAGTGATCGGCGCGGGCAGTCTGGCCCGCGATCTGGGCCATTGGCGGCACGCGCACGACGGTGATCCGGATTCGGTGGGGCGGCGCTCCGCCCGCCCGGCATACCTGGCGCTCGCCGAGGGCATCCGGCTGCTGATTCACGACGGTCGCGCACCGCTGGGCGTCGCCTTGCCCAGCGAGCGTGATCTCGCCGCCACCCTCGGAGTCAGCCGCACCACCATCACCTCCACCTACGCGCTGCTGCGCGAGCACGGCTACCTGATCAGCCGCCAGGGATCGCGCAGCACGGTGGCCCTGCCCCGCGACGTGCAGCACGACGGCGTCAAACCGGCCAGGAGCATCCTGGCGATGATGGGCTCGCCGGAGCTGCCCACCATCGACATGACCTATGCCGCCATGGCCGCCCCACTGGAGATGCAGGACGCGTATTCGGCGGCCCTGGAGGGAATTCCGGCCTACCTCGGCACGCACGGCATGGACCCGGTCGGCGTGCTGGCGCTGCGCGAGGCGATCGCCCGCCGCTACACCGCGCGCGGGCTGCCCACCGAGCCCGATCAGATCCTCGTCACCCTCGGCGCCCAGCACGGCCTGCGGCTGCTGCTGAACGTGCTCACGGCGCCCGCCGCTCGCGTGCTCATCGACCACCCGACCTATCCGAACGCCATCGAGGCGATTCGCGACGTCGGCGCCCGGCCGGTGCCGGTGCCGCTGCGCCCGGAGGACCCGGCGGGCGGCTGGGATCTGGACGGAATCCGCAGCGCCGCCCGGCAGACCGCGGCCAGCTTGGCCTACCTGGTGCCGGACTACAACAATCCGACCGGCCTGCTGCTCGACGCCGACGGCCGAGCCGAACTGGCCGCCATCGCGCGGGACACCAGGATGACCGTCGTGATCGACGAATCCATGGCGGATCTCGGGCTCGACGCGGACCGCACACCGCCGCCGGTCGCGGCCTTCGCCAAGGGCTCCGAGATCGTCACCATCGGCTCGGCCTCGAAATCGTTCTGGGGCGGTCTGCGCGTAGGCTGGATCCGGACCAATCAGGCGCTGATCACCAAGCTGCTCGGCATCCGCTCCACCGTCGACCTGGGCACCCCGGTGATGGACCAGCTGGCCACCGTGCACCTGCTCGAGCACGCCGAGACGATCCTCGACCGCCGCCGGGACCAGTTGCGTTCGCAGCGCGCCGCTCTGCTGGACACGCTCGCCGAAGAACTGCCGGACTGGCGCGTCACCGTCGGCGCGGGGGGCATGTCGGTGTGGGCGCAGCTGCCGACCTCGGTTTCCACGGCGCTGGCCGCCACGGCGCCCAACCACGGCGTATTGCTCGCGGCCGGGCCTCGATTCGGCGTGCAGGGCGCGTTCGAGCGGTTCCTCCGGCTGCCGTTCACCCACCGGGAGCCCGAATTGCGTTTGGCGGTCAAGGCCATCGCGTCCGCCTATGCGGCGCTTACCCCCCGCGCCGCGGATCCGTTGACGCCGTTGACCTGCTACTGA
- a CDS encoding methylated-DNA--[protein]-cysteine S-methyltransferase, with translation MSDATSLAADRPAIEATGPVTDPVVSGSPALSGPVAATLFDTAIGCCAIAWSGAGVIRFQLPEASPAATRARITRARAGEKLPEEPPTDAIAEAIAGIRAHLAGELDDLRWIAVDTSGIPEFHRAVYTVTRAIDPGHTLSYGAVAHRVGAPGAAQAVGQALGRNPIPLIIPCHRVLAADHALHGFSAPGGIDTKQRLLAIERTPGFGEPTLF, from the coding sequence ATGAGTGACGCCACGAGCCTCGCTGCCGATCGCCCGGCGATCGAGGCCACCGGTCCGGTGACGGATCCCGTGGTCTCCGGCTCTCCCGCACTGTCCGGCCCGGTCGCGGCGACGCTGTTCGACACCGCGATCGGCTGCTGCGCGATCGCGTGGAGCGGCGCAGGGGTGATCCGATTCCAGCTCCCGGAGGCGAGCCCGGCGGCCACCCGAGCGCGCATCACGCGCGCTCGCGCGGGCGAGAAACTCCCCGAGGAGCCGCCCACCGACGCCATCGCCGAGGCCATCGCGGGCATCCGCGCCCATCTCGCGGGGGAACTCGACGACCTGCGCTGGATCGCCGTGGACACCAGCGGGATCCCGGAGTTCCACCGCGCCGTCTACACCGTCACGCGTGCCATCGATCCCGGCCACACCCTCAGCTACGGCGCGGTCGCCCACCGCGTGGGCGCACCCGGCGCCGCCCAGGCGGTCGGACAGGCTCTGGGCCGCAACCCGATCCCGCTGATCATCCCGTGCCATCGCGTACTCGCCGCCGACCACGCCTTGCACGGCTTCTCCGCCCCCGGCGGCATCGACACCAAGCAGCGCCTGCTGGCCATCGAGCGCACCCCTGGATTCGGCGAGCCCACCTTGTTCTGA
- a CDS encoding CaiB/BaiF CoA transferase family protein has translation MSTPSTAEQGPLAGIKVIELAGIGPGPHAALLLADLGADVVRVQRAGQLPGGFDRPQLRGRTIVEANLKDPADIEKVLGLIEKADVLIEGFRPGVTERMGLGPDDALARNPRLVYGRMTGWGQEGPLADRAGHDINYISITGVLHAIGRKGERPVPPLNMVGDFGGGSMFLVFGILAALVERQQSGKGQVIDAAMVDGALALSHMIWGMRGAGAWSDERGVNLLDTGMAFYDTYETSDGKYMAVGAIEPQFYAQLLAGLEIDPEGLPFQLDPAGQETLKKLFAERFRTKTRDEWAEIFVGTDACVSPVLTFDEATRNEHIAARGSLLKLEDITQHAPAPRFSRTPNGIPTPPPTTATPIESVWAD, from the coding sequence GTGAGTACTCCATCCACCGCCGAGCAGGGCCCGCTCGCGGGCATCAAGGTCATCGAGTTGGCCGGCATCGGCCCTGGCCCGCACGCCGCGCTGCTGCTCGCCGATCTGGGCGCCGACGTGGTGCGGGTGCAGCGCGCGGGCCAGTTGCCGGGTGGTTTCGACCGCCCCCAACTGCGCGGCCGGACCATCGTCGAGGCCAACCTCAAGGACCCCGCCGACATCGAGAAGGTGCTGGGCCTGATCGAGAAGGCCGACGTGCTGATCGAAGGCTTCCGCCCCGGTGTCACCGAGCGCATGGGTCTCGGTCCGGACGACGCGCTCGCCCGCAACCCGCGACTGGTCTACGGACGGATGACCGGCTGGGGCCAGGAAGGGCCGCTGGCCGACCGCGCCGGCCACGACATCAACTACATCTCCATCACCGGCGTGCTGCACGCCATCGGCCGCAAGGGCGAACGCCCGGTTCCGCCGCTGAACATGGTGGGCGATTTCGGTGGCGGCTCGATGTTCCTGGTGTTCGGCATCCTCGCCGCGCTGGTCGAACGGCAGCAGTCCGGCAAAGGCCAGGTGATCGACGCGGCGATGGTCGATGGCGCGCTTGCCCTTTCGCACATGATCTGGGGCATGCGCGGAGCGGGCGCGTGGTCCGACGAGCGCGGCGTGAACCTGCTCGACACCGGCATGGCGTTCTACGACACCTACGAAACCTCCGACGGCAAGTACATGGCGGTCGGCGCGATCGAACCGCAGTTCTACGCGCAATTGCTCGCCGGACTGGAGATCGACCCCGAGGGCCTGCCCTTCCAGCTCGACCCCGCCGGGCAGGAAACCCTGAAAAAGCTTTTCGCCGAACGTTTCCGGACCAAGACGCGGGACGAATGGGCCGAGATCTTCGTCGGCACCGACGCGTGCGTCTCCCCGGTGCTCACGTTCGACGAGGCCACGCGCAACGAGCACATCGCGGCTCGCGGTTCGTTGCTGAAGCTGGAGGACATCACCCAGCACGCCCCCGCACCGCGATTCTCCCGGACTCCGAACGGGATTCCGACCCCGCCGCCCACCACCGCGACCCCGATCGAGTCGGTCTGGGCCGACTGA
- a CDS encoding adenylosuccinate synthase, which translates to MPAIVLIGAQWGDEGKGKATDLLGGRVNWVVRYQGGNNAGHTVVLPNGDNFALHLIPSGILTPGVTNVIGNGVVVDPGVLLAELAGLEERGVDTTGLLLSADAHLIMPYHVAIDKVTERFLGNKKIGTTGRGIGPCYQDKVARVGVRVADVLDEKILTQKVEAALEFKNQVLVKIYNRRALDPQQVVDEVLTQADSFKHRIADTRLKLNLALERGETVLLEGSQGTLLDVDHGTYPYVTSSNPTSGGAAVGAGIGPNRINTVLGILKCYTTRVGSGPFPTELFDEFGAYLAKTGGEVGVTTGRARRCGWFDAVIARYATRVNGITDYFLTKLDVLSSLETVPICVAYEVDGERVEQMPTTQTEFHHAKPIFEQMPGWWEDISGARTFEELPANAQAYVLRLEELSGARISCIGVGPGRDQTIVRHDVLG; encoded by the coding sequence ATGCCGGCAATCGTCCTGATCGGCGCCCAGTGGGGCGACGAGGGGAAGGGCAAAGCAACCGATCTGCTCGGCGGTCGGGTGAACTGGGTGGTCCGTTACCAAGGTGGCAACAACGCGGGTCACACCGTCGTGTTGCCCAACGGTGACAATTTCGCGTTGCACCTGATCCCCTCCGGCATCCTGACCCCCGGCGTGACGAACGTCATCGGCAACGGCGTCGTCGTGGATCCCGGCGTGCTGCTCGCCGAGCTGGCGGGGCTGGAGGAGCGCGGCGTCGACACCACCGGCCTGTTGCTCTCCGCCGACGCGCACCTGATCATGCCGTACCACGTGGCCATCGATAAGGTCACCGAGCGCTTCCTCGGCAACAAGAAGATCGGCACCACGGGCCGGGGCATCGGGCCGTGCTACCAGGACAAGGTCGCCCGCGTCGGCGTGCGCGTCGCGGACGTGCTGGACGAGAAGATCCTCACCCAGAAGGTCGAGGCGGCGCTGGAGTTCAAGAACCAGGTGCTGGTCAAGATCTACAACCGCCGCGCGCTGGACCCGCAGCAGGTGGTCGACGAGGTCCTCACCCAGGCCGACAGCTTCAAGCACCGGATCGCCGACACCCGGCTGAAGCTGAACCTGGCGCTCGAGCGCGGTGAGACGGTGCTGCTGGAGGGCTCGCAGGGCACGCTGCTGGACGTCGACCACGGCACCTATCCGTACGTCACGTCGTCGAACCCGACCTCGGGCGGCGCGGCGGTGGGCGCGGGCATCGGTCCGAACCGGATCAACACGGTGCTCGGCATCCTGAAGTGCTACACCACCCGGGTCGGCTCCGGCCCGTTCCCGACCGAGCTGTTCGACGAGTTCGGCGCCTACCTGGCCAAGACCGGCGGCGAGGTCGGCGTCACCACCGGGCGCGCCCGCCGCTGCGGCTGGTTCGACGCCGTGATCGCCCGCTACGCGACCCGGGTCAACGGCATCACCGACTACTTCCTCACCAAACTGGACGTTCTATCCAGTCTGGAGACGGTGCCGATCTGCGTCGCCTACGAGGTCGACGGCGAGCGGGTCGAGCAGATGCCGACCACACAAACCGAATTCCATCACGCGAAGCCCATTTTCGAGCAAATGCCCGGTTGGTGGGAAGACATCTCCGGCGCGCGCACCTTCGAGGAACTGCCCGCCAACGCGCAGGCGTACGTGTTGCGTTTGGAGGAGCTCTCCGGCGCCCGTATTTCCTGCATCGGCGTGGGTCCGGGGCGTGATCAGACCATCGTCCGGCACGACGTACTCGGCTAG
- a CDS encoding amidohydrolase family protein — protein MFDAHLHIFDPRFPLAENEGYLPDPFTIADYRKRMSRYDVAGGAVVSGSFQGTDQSYLKAALAELGEGWVGVTRLDLDATDEEILELDRIGVRALRFNLKRAATDITGMTLQALRAYDLAGWHVEVYIDGTMLASLQPVISKLPALSVDHLGMSEEGLPFLLDLVDRGAKVKATGFGRVAMNVADTLRRIHAVNPEALMFGTDLPGTRAGRPFRDSDVDLLCDVVGTDMHAVLEDNARAFYRLPARERVVRDDPAPTLPLYRPEPPTLRLRRDELPESQAGDTIPFPAIDR, from the coding sequence GTGTTCGATGCCCACCTGCACATCTTCGACCCGCGGTTTCCGCTGGCCGAGAACGAGGGCTACCTGCCCGACCCGTTCACCATCGCCGATTACCGCAAGCGCATGTCGCGGTACGACGTCGCCGGCGGCGCGGTGGTCAGCGGGTCGTTCCAGGGAACGGACCAGAGCTACCTGAAGGCCGCGCTCGCCGAGCTCGGCGAGGGCTGGGTCGGCGTCACCCGGCTCGACCTGGACGCCACCGACGAGGAGATCCTCGAACTCGACCGCATCGGCGTCCGCGCGCTGCGGTTCAACCTCAAGCGGGCGGCCACCGACATCACCGGGATGACGTTGCAGGCGCTGCGCGCGTACGACCTGGCAGGCTGGCACGTCGAGGTCTACATCGACGGCACGATGCTGGCCTCGCTGCAACCGGTCATCTCCAAGCTGCCCGCGCTGTCGGTCGACCATCTGGGCATGTCGGAGGAAGGGTTGCCGTTCCTGCTCGACCTCGTCGACCGCGGAGCCAAGGTCAAGGCGACCGGTTTCGGCCGGGTCGCGATGAACGTCGCCGACACGCTGCGCCGCATCCACGCGGTGAACCCCGAAGCCCTCATGTTCGGCACCGATCTGCCCGGTACCCGCGCCGGACGCCCGTTCCGGGACTCGGATGTCGATTTGCTCTGTGACGTGGTGGGCACCGACATGCACGCGGTCCTGGAGGACAACGCGCGCGCGTTCTACCGGCTGCCCGCCCGCGAGCGCGTCGTCCGCGACGATCCGGCCCCCACGCTGCCGCTGTACCGCCCGGAACCGCCGACGCTGCGGCTGCGCCGCGACGAATTGCCGGAAAGCCAGGCGGGCGACACGATTCCGTTTCCCGCCATCGATCGGTAG
- a CDS encoding helix-turn-helix transcriptional regulator, with the protein MARNWPMIERESEFEAIRAALTGPEHVGVVLTGDAGVGKTTLARHATSAIGGNVRWVAGTESARSIPLGVFAHMVGVYTAHDPVTFMSAAREALLADGDTVIGVDDAHLLDQLSATLLLQLAIDKAAHIVVTVRSGVPVPDAVTSLWKDGHLTRIDLRPFTQRQSVELVESMLGGQLEGFTANLMWESSAGNALFLRHLVEGALEAGTLRQVNGVWQLRGRAAVTSELAALLEDRVEQLPEPVLRVLELLTFCEPIDLDVLAELAGEDAVEAAETRGVIRVVENSRDLIVRYNHPLFGEVIRRRLGIASARRLRGRLYSSLKERRINSAADRIRLAELALDSDKSADLELFEAAAADAIGLANLPLGERFARAAVERRGGVEAADLLARALLWQGHRIEAERTLASFDPDQLDEVQLARWGSTRVANLLWAMGDADRADEVLKLVRGKVRHPKIAAIFTGLASASLVNENRVDDAIAEAEAVMSADGAPPWAVWWAAFGGSLASALLGKSAAARQYAARGHEVESHIDGLNRFMSTHAEVLALTFAGELEAARRCAGAFVGYSSPGQYLAWGMSKILQGTVDVAQGRFLDGIENLEQALAALAAEGAAAWMFPARIRLAEAYSALGRAAEAAESIAHATARGGRHSAVYEPQLEVARAWLAAAEGTVTPAIRIAVGAADAAARSHQHAIEAMALHTAARFGDHSVSGRLAELADRVEGRLVQAQARHAVALVAHDGPGLDAAAAEFERLGVLLSAADAAAQAASAHERSGDRRRLLESAATANRLAAACGGASTPALRQAAQPLPLTAREREIANLVAAGLSNRQIADRLTVSVRTVEGHLYRACIKMDVTDRESLGALMRGETGG; encoded by the coding sequence ATGGCTCGGAACTGGCCGATGATCGAGCGCGAGAGCGAATTCGAGGCGATCCGTGCGGCGCTGACCGGTCCGGAGCACGTCGGCGTGGTGCTGACCGGCGACGCGGGGGTCGGTAAGACCACCCTGGCGCGGCATGCCACCTCCGCGATCGGCGGCAACGTCCGATGGGTGGCGGGCACCGAGTCGGCGCGCAGTATTCCCCTGGGGGTTTTCGCGCACATGGTCGGCGTCTATACGGCGCACGATCCGGTCACCTTCATGTCGGCGGCGCGCGAGGCGTTGCTCGCCGACGGGGACACGGTGATCGGCGTGGACGACGCGCATCTGCTCGACCAGCTCTCCGCCACGCTGCTGCTGCAGCTGGCGATCGATAAAGCCGCGCACATCGTGGTGACCGTGCGCAGCGGAGTCCCGGTGCCGGACGCGGTCACCTCACTGTGGAAAGACGGCCACCTGACCCGGATCGACCTGCGTCCGTTCACCCAGCGCCAGAGTGTGGAGCTGGTGGAGTCCATGCTCGGTGGGCAGCTAGAGGGGTTCACCGCCAATCTGATGTGGGAGTCCTCCGCCGGGAACGCGCTTTTCCTGCGGCATCTGGTCGAGGGCGCATTGGAGGCGGGCACGCTGCGCCAGGTCAACGGCGTGTGGCAGCTGCGCGGGCGCGCGGCGGTGACCTCGGAGCTGGCCGCGCTCCTGGAGGATCGGGTCGAGCAGCTGCCCGAGCCGGTGCTGCGGGTGCTGGAACTGCTGACCTTCTGTGAGCCCATCGATCTCGATGTCCTGGCCGAATTGGCGGGCGAGGACGCGGTGGAAGCCGCCGAAACGCGCGGTGTGATCCGGGTCGTGGAGAATTCCCGGGATCTGATCGTGCGATACAACCACCCGTTGTTCGGTGAGGTGATCCGGCGCAGGCTGGGCATCGCCTCGGCGCGGCGGCTGCGCGGCAGATTGTATTCGTCGCTGAAGGAGCGTCGGATAAATTCGGCCGCCGACCGCATCCGGCTGGCCGAATTGGCGCTCGACAGCGACAAATCCGCGGATCTGGAATTGTTCGAGGCGGCCGCGGCCGACGCGATCGGATTGGCGAATCTGCCGCTGGGCGAGCGTTTCGCCCGCGCCGCGGTGGAGCGGCGCGGCGGCGTGGAGGCCGCCGACCTGCTGGCGCGCGCGCTGCTGTGGCAGGGGCATCGGATCGAGGCCGAGCGCACCCTGGCCAGCTTCGATCCCGACCAGCTCGACGAGGTGCAGCTGGCGCGCTGGGGCAGCACCCGGGTGGCGAACCTGTTGTGGGCCATGGGTGACGCCGATCGCGCCGACGAGGTCTTGAAGCTGGTGCGCGGGAAGGTGCGGCATCCGAAGATCGCGGCCATCTTCACCGGTCTGGCCTCCGCGAGCCTGGTCAACGAGAACCGGGTCGATGACGCGATCGCCGAGGCGGAGGCGGTGATGTCCGCTGACGGCGCACCGCCGTGGGCGGTGTGGTGGGCGGCGTTCGGCGGCAGCCTGGCGTCGGCGTTGCTGGGCAAGAGCGCGGCGGCCAGGCAGTACGCGGCGCGCGGGCACGAGGTGGAAAGTCACATCGACGGGCTCAACCGCTTCATGTCCACGCACGCCGAGGTGCTCGCCCTGACCTTCGCCGGCGAGCTGGAGGCCGCCCGGCGCTGCGCCGGGGCATTCGTCGGCTACTCCTCGCCGGGCCAGTATCTGGCCTGGGGCATGTCGAAGATCTTGCAGGGCACGGTCGACGTGGCGCAGGGCCGGTTCCTGGACGGCATCGAGAATCTGGAACAGGCGCTGGCCGCACTGGCCGCGGAGGGCGCGGCCGCCTGGATGTTCCCCGCGAGAATCCGCTTGGCGGAAGCGTATTCGGCACTCGGCCGCGCCGCGGAGGCCGCCGAGTCGATCGCGCACGCCACCGCGCGGGGTGGCAGGCACAGCGCGGTGTACGAACCGCAGCTGGAAGTGGCCCGCGCCTGGCTGGCCGCCGCCGAAGGAACCGTGACCCCCGCCATCCGGATCGCGGTCGGCGCCGCCGACGCGGCCGCACGCTCACATCAGCACGCGATCGAGGCCATGGCACTGCACACCGCGGCCCGCTTCGGCGACCACTCCGTCTCGGGGCGACTGGCGGAGCTGGCCGACCGGGTGGAAGGGCGGCTGGTGCAGGCGCAAGCGCGGCACGCGGTGGCGCTCGTCGCCCACGACGGACCCGGGCTGGACGCGGCCGCAGCCGAATTCGAGCGCCTCGGGGTGCTGCTGTCGGCCGCCGACGCCGCGGCGCAGGCCGCGTCGGCACACGAGCGGAGCGGGGATCGGCGCCGCTTGCTGGAGTCCGCCGCCACGGCCAACCGGCTCGCCGCCGCCTGCGGCGGAGCGAGCACCCCGGCGCTGCGGCAGGCCGCGCAACCGCTGCCGTTGACCGCGCGGGAACGCGAGATCGCGAACCTCGTCGCCGCCGGCCTGTCCAACCGGCAGATCGCCGACCGGCTCACGGTCTCGGTGCGCACCGTGGAGGGACACCTCTACCGGGCCTGCATCAAGATGGACGTCACCGATCGCGAGTCGCTCGGAGCGCTGATGCGCGGCGAGACCGGGGGATGA
- a CDS encoding Rv0361 family membrane protein yields MTEQQPEDEIIRVDQTDKRSVVPFVAAAVVAAIVLIAIVLGGVLSPAEKNVTESERIAAAVRNFVDGSNRSDVVPPPGTACQGFDASRSPLAGQDGTGKPVEITKIDNPMVDGDRGKATVTTTVGGREATSTWNLTRSGDKWLVCT; encoded by the coding sequence ATGACCGAACAGCAGCCGGAGGACGAGATCATCCGGGTCGATCAGACCGACAAGCGCTCGGTGGTCCCGTTCGTGGCGGCCGCGGTGGTGGCGGCCATCGTGTTGATCGCGATCGTGCTGGGCGGTGTGCTGTCGCCCGCTGAGAAAAATGTCACAGAGTCCGAGCGCATCGCGGCGGCCGTCCGCAACTTCGTCGACGGTTCGAACCGCAGCGACGTCGTGCCGCCGCCCGGCACCGCGTGCCAGGGTTTCGACGCGAGCCGCTCGCCGCTGGCCGGCCAGGACGGCACCGGAAAGCCGGTCGAGATCACGAAAATCGACAACCCCATGGTGGACGGCGACCGCGGGAAGGCGACGGTGACCACGACGGTGGGCGGCCGGGAGGCGACGTCGACCTGGAATCTCACCAGGTCCGGCGACAAGTGGCTGGTCTGCACCTGA
- a CDS encoding DUF456 domain-containing protein — translation MEALSDQGWYNLLAGLAILVGLVGIVVPILPGVILIFAAIAVWAFLTGGATAWTVFAISALLLVISGVVKYTWPGRRMKDAGVSNRSLFLGAVLGVVGFFVIPVIGLFLGFVLGVYLSEFQRLRANRQAWQATVHALKGVGLSMLIELFGALLATGVWLAGVFAV, via the coding sequence GTGGAAGCGCTGTCTGATCAGGGGTGGTACAACCTTCTCGCCGGTCTCGCGATCCTGGTCGGCCTGGTCGGGATCGTGGTGCCGATCCTGCCCGGTGTCATCCTGATCTTCGCGGCCATCGCCGTCTGGGCTTTCCTGACCGGAGGCGCCACGGCCTGGACGGTTTTCGCGATCAGCGCGCTGCTACTGGTGATTTCCGGCGTCGTCAAATACACCTGGCCCGGCCGCAGGATGAAGGACGCGGGGGTGTCGAATCGGTCGCTCTTCCTCGGCGCGGTGCTCGGCGTCGTCGGCTTCTTCGTGATCCCGGTGATCGGCCTGTTCCTGGGGTTCGTTCTCGGCGTCTACCTTTCGGAATTCCAGCGGCTGCGCGCCAACCGGCAGGCGTGGCAGGCGACGGTGCACGCGTTGAAGGGCGTCGGCCTGTCCATGCTGATCGAACTCTTCGGCGCGTTGCTGGCCACCGGCGTCTGGCTCGCCGGTGTCTTCGCGGTCTGA
- a CDS encoding FAD-dependent oxidoreductase, with amino-acid sequence MTEQSAARPLRIAIVGAGPAGIYAADALMKSDAEVSIDLFERMPAPFGLIRYGVAPDHPRIKGIITALHKVLDKPQVRLLGNIDYGTDITLDDLRAFYDAVIFSTGANADRALPIPGIDLDGSFGAADFVSWYDGHPDVPRTWPLDAEKVAVLGVGNVALDVARVLAKTGDELLPTEIPPNVYKGLKANKAVEVHVFGRRGPAQAKFTPLELRELDHSPTIEVIVDPEDIDYDEGSEAARRHSKQVDMVANTLEQWAIRDVGDRPHKLFLHFFESPAEVLGENGKVVGLRTERTQLDGTGNVKGTGVFKDWDVQAVYRAVGYLSQNLTNLPFDDQAGTVPNEAGRVLADENADGPARYLPATYVTGWIKRGPVGLIGHTKGDANETIACLLDDAPNFTPAERPEPEAVTEFLESKGIPFTTWAGWYRLDAHERSLGEPEGRERVKVVEREDMLRASEPHKV; translated from the coding sequence ATGACCGAACAGAGTGCAGCCCGCCCGCTCCGCATCGCGATCGTGGGCGCCGGACCGGCCGGGATCTACGCCGCCGACGCGTTGATGAAGTCGGACGCCGAGGTGAGCATCGACCTGTTCGAGCGCATGCCCGCCCCGTTCGGGCTGATCCGCTACGGCGTCGCGCCCGACCACCCGCGCATCAAGGGCATCATCACCGCCCTGCACAAGGTGCTGGACAAGCCGCAGGTTCGCCTGCTCGGCAACATCGACTACGGCACCGACATCACCCTCGACGACCTGCGCGCGTTCTACGACGCGGTGATCTTCTCCACCGGCGCCAACGCCGACCGCGCACTGCCTATCCCCGGCATCGATCTGGACGGTTCCTTCGGCGCCGCCGACTTCGTCTCCTGGTACGACGGCCACCCCGACGTCCCCCGCACCTGGCCGCTGGACGCGGAGAAGGTCGCCGTACTCGGCGTGGGCAACGTCGCCCTCGACGTCGCGCGCGTGCTGGCCAAGACTGGTGACGAACTGCTGCCGACGGAGATCCCGCCGAACGTCTACAAGGGCCTGAAGGCCAACAAGGCCGTCGAGGTCCACGTCTTCGGCCGTCGGGGCCCCGCGCAGGCCAAGTTCACCCCGCTGGAACTGCGCGAACTCGACCACTCGCCCACCATCGAGGTGATCGTCGATCCCGAGGACATCGACTACGACGAGGGCTCCGAGGCCGCGCGGCGCCATTCCAAGCAGGTCGACATGGTCGCCAACACCCTCGAGCAGTGGGCCATCCGCGACGTCGGCGACCGGCCGCACAAGCTGTTCCTGCACTTCTTCGAGTCTCCCGCCGAGGTGCTGGGCGAGAACGGCAAGGTCGTCGGCCTGCGCACCGAGCGCACCCAGCTCGACGGCACCGGCAACGTCAAGGGCACCGGCGTGTTCAAGGACTGGGACGTGCAGGCGGTGTACCGCGCCGTCGGTTACCTGTCGCAGAACCTGACCAACCTGCCGTTCGACGACCAGGCGGGCACCGTGCCGAACGAAGCGGGCCGCGTGCTCGCCGACGAGAACGCCGACGGCCCCGCGCGCTACCTGCCCGCCACGTACGTCACCGGCTGGATCAAGCGCGGCCCGGTCGGCCTGATCGGCCACACCAAGGGCGACGCCAACGAGACCATCGCCTGCCTGCTGGACGACGCTCCGAACTTCACCCCGGCCGAGCGGCCCGAGCCCGAGGCCGTCACCGAGTTCCTGGAGAGCAAGGGCATCCCGTTCACCACCTGGGCCGGCTGGTACCGCCTCGACGCGCACGAGCGTTCCCTCGGCGAACCCGAGGGCCGCGAGCGCGTCAAGGTCGTCGAGCGCGAGGACATGCTGCGCGCGAGCGAACCGCACAAGGTCTGA